TTCCTCGGCGGTAGCCACTATCACCGGCAGCTTCGGGCGGTTCGGGTCGAGGCGGCGGATATCCGAGGGCGCGGCGACGACGTTGCCGGTCGTGGCGCCTTTCATGTGGCTGTGCGCATCCTCGAACAGCCCGGTCTGGCCGCCGGTCATGGCCAGATACACGTCCGCCAGGATCTCGGCGTCGAGCAACGCGCCATGCAGCGAACGGTGCGAATTGTCCACGTTGTAGCGCCGGCACAGCGAATCGAGGTCGTTCTTCTGGCCCGGATGCATGGAACGCGCCAGCTTCAGGGTGTCCACCACGGAACAGATTTCCTCGATGCGCACCGGCTTCCCGCCGTTCGTCACCCGGGACAATTCACTATTGAGGAATCCGATATCGAACGGCGCGTTGTGAATGATCAGCTCCGCGCCCTCGATGAAATCCAGCAGCGCCTGCGCGATGTCGGCGAATTTCGGCTTCTCCGCCAGCATCTCGTTGGTGATCCCGTGCACCTCCATCGCCCCCGCGTCGATCTCCCGCCCCGGGTTGATGTACTGCTGATAGCGGTTATTGCTCGCGCGCCGGTTGATCAGCTCGACACAGCCGATTTCAATGATCCGGTGGCCCTCGGAAGGTTCGAGGCCGGTGGTTTCCGTATCGAGAATTATCTGGCGCATTGTGATTTCCTTCCGTGCATTCTATCAAAATAAAAAGGTCAACCTGTTGATGCATACAAACTATCTATTTTGGTGAGAGATCGATTCTTGCCTCACGTCCTTCTATTTCAAGCTCAAGTCTATTAATACGCCATGCACCCATATCTTTAGTGGCATCTATATACAACATGCCTTTGGCTTTCGTACCTTCGACCGGAACTGTTAATTGTGCAGTCCCAGTGGGCCCGGAAGATTGAAAGTTACCCTGCACCATCCCCGTGGTGATCGGGGCGCCCAATACCGATACTGCTTCCTGACTTTGCTCCAACCTTGAATAAGCTAATTGATATGCATCAGAACTTTTGAGGGCAGATGACACAAAGAAAAAAACTGCCACGAAAAAACAGATGAAGAAGACGATGACAATAATGCCCCATATAGCCCATTTTTTCTGAATACGCTTAAATTGCTCAACGCTTTCCCAACGCTTATTTCTCCATGCCCAGACACTCCCTTTGGCGCCCAAAACGAATGGCATGATTATATTTACCAGAGGGACGAACATCAGCAATGCAATATAGGTGTTGTTGCCAATCCCCCAGATCCAGTTCAATAAAAACGCGCCCCAATTCCAACGATCGATTTCGGCCGGTACTGCGGCCAATTTCCCTTGACCCGAAGTGTTTTCCATTTTTCTTCTCGACTAAGGTAGGACAACTGTTATTAAAATAACATCGCTGATATTTAGGCCGAGTTTATGACAACATCTCCTCAATCGCCCGATTCGCCAATTGATCCGCCCTCTCATTCTCCTCATGCCCGCTATGCCCCTTGATCCACTTCCAGTGGATCTTGTGCTTGTGCGCGGCTTCGTCGAGGCGCTGCCATAAGTCCTGGTTTTTCACCGGCTTCTTGTCCGCGGTCTTCCAGCCGCGACGCTTCCAGCTGGCGAGCCATTCGGTGATGCCTTTTTTCACATACTGCGAGTCGGTAGTGAGCGTGACATCGCACGGTCGTTTCAACGCTTCGAGCGCCTGGATCGCCGCCATGAGCTCCATGCGGTTGTTGGTGGTCTCGCGCTCGGCGCCGTAGAGTTCCTTCTCGTGGTCGTCCTTGAACAGGATCGCGCCCCAGCCCCCGGGTCCGGGATTGCCGCGGCAGGCGCCGTCAGTGAAGATCGTGACTTTGTCCATGAAGGAAAATCACCGCAAAGACGCAAAGGACGCAAAGAAAAGCATTTTTAAATTTCAAGAATTCTTTGCGCTCTTTGCGCCTTTGCGGTGAAAATTCATAAAAAGCATTTATTGTTTGCGGAACGGCAGGATCATCCCGCGCGCGGCGGGTTGGGCCGCGCCCGAGGCGGCGGTGCGTTTGGTTTTCCAGCTCACCGGCAGCGGTGTCACGCCGACGACGCGCTTCTTCGCCACCACCAGATACACCCCCGCCATCATCGGCCACCAGCGGTCGCCCATCTTGTCGAGGAAGTGCAGGCGGTGCATGAAACCTTCGTTTCGCAGCGGCGGACGGTAATACAGCATCATGCCGTGCGTGGTCTCGAAATCGAGCAGCGCCAGCCAGTCCTTGATGCGCGCCAGGCGGAAGAATTTTCCGCACCACGGCGCGGGGCGCGGCCGGCGCGCGACGAGGCGGCGGAGTCCCCACATGCTCATGGGATTGAAACCCAGGATCACGACATGCCCTTCGGGGCGCAGCACGCGGCTGACCTCGCGCAAGACCTGGTGCGGGTCGTCGCAGAAATCGAGGGTGTGCGGCAGGATCATGACGTCGGCGCTCCTGGTGTCGAGCGGGAGTTCTTCCGGGACACTGCGCACCCGGCATCTGCCGGGTTCGGCCTGGTCGTCGAGCAGGATGCGCGTGGGGGCTATGCAGGCATCCATCAGGTCGAAATCGCCGATGCGCCCGAGCTGGGCCGCCACGGTGCCGTAAAGATTAGGTAGCACCGCGCGCAGATGATGCGCCTCGTGCGCCTGCAGCGACCGCCCGAGCGGCGAATCGAACCACTGGTTGAGTTGCTGGCGCTGCATGGAACAGGAATCGCGCTCGCTCATTGACGTTCCCCCTGTGGCATCTCAAACTGGATGCATGACCGATGTTTTACACGTCCGCGCCTTCGCCGACAACTATATATGGCTGATCCGCGGGAAATCGCAGGGCCATGTGGCCATCGTCGACCCCGGCGACGCCGATCCGGTGCTGGCAGCGCTGGAAAAACAGCGCCTCACGCCCGCCGCCATCCTGTGCACCCATCATCACGGCGATCATGTCGGCGGCGTGGCGGATATTCTCAAACATTACTCCATCCCGGTGTACGGCCCGGCGCGCGAGCGCATCCCGACCCTCACGCACCGGCTGCAGGATGGCGATCATATTAATATTGCCGAACTCGGCCTCGAATTCGACGTGCTCGACGTCCCGGGCCATACCGCCGGGCATATCGCCTTCTCCGGCGGCGGCATGCTGTTCTGCGGCGATACCCTGTTCTCCGCCGGCTGCGGGCGGCTGTTCGAGGGCACCGCCGAGCAGATGCACGCCTCACTGTCCCGTTTCGCGGCGCTGCCCGAGGCCACCCGCATGTACTGTGGACATGAATATACCGAGGCCAACCTGCGCTTCGCGCTCACGGTCGAGCCGGACAATGCCGACACCCGTGCCTATCGCGAGCGGGCGCAGGCGCTGCGGAAGCAAAATCTCCCCACTCTGCCCTCCACTATCGGCCTAGAGCGACGCATAAACCCGTTTTTGCGCTCCGGGGTGGCTGGAGTGCGCCAAGCCGCGGAAAAACAGGCGGGTCATGCCCTGGTTTCGGAGGTGGAAGTATTCGCGGCACTACGCCGATGGAAGGACGGTTTCAGGGGATGAGCGGAGGGTATTGTTTCGGACAAGAGTACCGAATCTGGTTACTCTCGCACTGGACAAATCGTGAAATTCGCATTTACTTAGTCATGTAGTTCAAAGAGTTGACGCTACTTCCTCCAACAAATACTATTGCCCCAGATGGATTGGAAAAGAAGCAAGAATCAGGTCCTGTCCGTTGTTTTGCTGCTGGCCACCGCCGGATGCGCGACAACTTCCCCGGAGACCGCTCAGACCGCCAAGGATTCGGCGCCGGTCGCGGCTGTTCCATTCGTTTCTGAAAATGACTCACCCGCCCCGGTCGCGGCAACCGCTGCCAAGCCGGAGCGCAGCAAACCCCACGCCACTTTCGACGAGCAAGCAGCGAGCGGTAATTCCGATATCTGGACCAGAATCCGCGCCGGATTTTCCATTCCGCCGCTCGACAGCCCGCTGGTGGAGCGCGAGGCGCAATGGTTCGCCAACAACCCCGAATACATGGCGCGCATGATGGAGCGCGCCAAGCTCTATCTGTATTACATCGTGGACGAAGTGGACAAGCGCGGCATGCCGATGGAAATCGCGCTGCTGCCCGCCATCGAGAGCGCCTACAAGGCGAACGCCTACTCGCGCGCCCGTGCCTCGGGCCTGTGGCAATTCATTCCGTCCACCGGCCGCTTGTACGGCCTGAAGGCCAACTGGTGGTACGACGGCCGGCGCGACGTGCAGGCCTCCACGCAGGCGGCGCTGGATTATCTCGAAAAGCTCTACAACGATTTTGATGGTGATTGGCACCTTGCCATCTCGGCCTACAACGCCGGCGAAGGCCGCGTGATGCGCGCCCGCGAGCAAAACCGTCGCAAGGGCAAGCCGGACAGCTATACCGATCTGAAACAGCTCAAGGCCGAAACGCGGCATTACGTGCCCAAGCTCATGGCCATGGTCAGCATCGTCGCCGACCCGGCCAAATATGGCGTCAAGCTGGCCGATATCCCCAACGAGCCTTACTTCGCGCGCGTCGAGACCGGTTCCCAGGTGGACCTCGGCATCGTGGCCAAGCTCGTGGATCTGTCGGTGGACGACCTGCAGGATATCAACCCCGGCTATCGGCGCTGGGCCACGGACCCCAATGGACCGCATCACCTGCTGGTCCCGGCCGACAAGAAAGAGGCGTTGATCGAGGGGCTCAACAATCTGCCGGAAGCGGAAAGAATCCAGTGGCAACATCACGCGGTCAAACGCGGCGAGACCCTGCATGAGATCGGCCGGCGTTACGGGCTCAACATCGAGACGCTGCGCACCGCCAACAATATGCGCAGCAACCTGCTGCGTGTCGGACAAGACCTGCTGATCCCGATTTCAGCCCGTCCGCTCACAGTGGCGGCGGTGCGCACCACCTACCGCTCGACCGCCAGCCACGGCGAGGCCATCATTCACCGCGTGCGCCGGGGCGATACCCTGTCCAGCATCGCGCGGCGCTACAACGTGATGGTGCGTCAATTGGCCAAATGGAATTTCATGAGCGTGAACGGCGTCCTGCGCATGGGGCAGAGACTGAAAATCTGGCCCAACGGCGCGCCTACCGCCGCGATCGATAATCCTACCCCGAACGGTTAAGCCGTTCTTCGCTTACTCAAGAAAGCTCTGATCAAGTTTCCCGTTCGCCCTGAGCTTGTCGAAGGGTGAACGGGAAATTCCGTAAATTGGAAACCTTCCGTCCGTTCGTGGTTCGACAAGCTCACCACGAACGGACTTAATCAGATCTTCCTTAATTCTTCTTCTCCGTCGTAAACAGGTGGCAACGCGCTTCGTGCGCGCCGCCGAACGGCGTCGTCGCGGGATATTCCCGGCGACAGATATCCATCGCCTGCGGGCAGCGTGGATGGAAATGACAGCCCGAAGGCGGATTGCTGGGTGACGGCATGTCGCCTTGCAGCCGGATGATGGTGCGCTTCTCGCGGGGATCGATCACCGGCACCGCCGACAGCAGCGCCTCGGTGTAGGGATGTTTCGGGTTTTCGAGCACCTCGTCCACCGGCCCGCGCTCCACGATGCGGCCGAGATACATGACTGCCACCTCGTGCGCCAGATACTCCACCACCGACAGGTTGTGCGTGATAAAGAGATAACTCAGCCCCAGCTCGTCCTGCAGGTGCTTGAGCAGGTTCAGCACCTGCGCCTGAACCGACACGTCGAGCGCGCTGGTGGGCTCGTCGCACACGATCAGCTCCGGCTCGACCGCCAGTGCCCGGGCAATGCTGATACGCTGGCGCTGACCGCCTGAGAACTCGTGTGGGTACCGCTGGCGCGCATCTGCCGGCAGCCCCACCTGTTGCAGCAACTTCGCGATTTTTTCCTGACGCTCGACACGACCGGCGCCGATGCTTTGGGCGCGCATACCCTCCTCCAGGATCTCGCCCACCAGCATGCGCGGGTTGAGCGAGGCATAGGGGTCCTGAAAGATGATCTGGAAGTGGCGCCGCAAGGCGCGCAGCTCCTCGCCTTTCAGTTGCGTCAGCTCGCGATTGTCGTACCGGACCCGACCGCCCGTGGGCGACACCAGCTGCAGGATGCCCTTGCCGACGGTGGTCTTGCCGCAACCGGACTCGCCTACCAGTGCCAGCGTGCGCCCGCGTGCAATGTCGAGCGATACCCCGTCCACCGCCTTCACCTGACCCACGACGCGCTGGAACACGCCCCTGCGGATCGGAAAATGCACCTTGAGATCATGCACCTGCAACAGTGGCCCGCCCGCCTTGCCGGCCTTCTCCGGCGCCGTTTTACGGGCTTTGCGACGTGTTACTGGCGGTGCGGCCGGCGCGGAAACCGACTCGTCGTACAAATGACAGCGCACGCCACGGCCATCCCGCTCGATCCAGACCGGCAACTGTTTGTGACACAGATCCCAGACCCGGTCACAGCGATCGGCGAAGCGGCAACCGCGGAATTCCTGCCGCAGTGAGGGCACGCTGCCGCTGATCACTTCGAGCGCGACGCCGCGCTGCATCCGCCCCGGCACGGAGCGGAACAACTTGCGCGAATAGGGATGCTGCGGATCGGTGAAAAACTTTTTGCGCGGCGCCAGTTCGACGATCTGGCCCGCATACATCACCGCCACCCGGTCCGCCATCTCGGCCACCACGCCGAGATCGTGCGTGATGAGCAGCATCGCCATGCCGGTCTTTTTCTGCAGCTCCTTGAGCAGGGCCAGGATTTGCGCCTGGATCGTGACATCGAGCGCCGTGGTCGGCTCGTCCGCGATCAGCAGGTCAGGCTGCGTGGCCAGCGCCATGGCGATCATGACGCGTTGCTTCATGCCGCCGGAAAGCTGGAACGGATATTCATCGTAGCGTCGCGCGGCATCGGCAATGCCGACTGCCTTGAGCAGTTCGGCGACGCGAGTGCGTTTGTCCTGGCGCGAAAGCTTATCAGCCTGCGGAATCGCCTCGCTGATCTGCTCGCCCACCGTCAGCACCGGATTGAGCGACGTCTGCGGTTCCTGGAAGATCATGGCCATGCGCCTGCCGCGAATGGCGCGCATGTCGCGCTCGGGCAGCGCCAGCACATCCTGCCCGCGCAGCCGCGCGTGCCCGGCGGCGATGCGTCCCGCCGGCTCCGGCACCAGTTGCAGCAGCGACAACGCGGAGACGGATTTGCCGCAGCCGGATTCACCGAGCAGCGCGAGCGTCTCGCCGGAAGCGATGTCGAAGTCGATCCCGTCGACCGCGCGCACGGTACCTTCCGGCGTGTCGAACCAGGTTTTGAGGTTTTCGACCTGCAACAGTGTTTCGCGCATCCCGGTCTTTTTCATTTACGCAGCCTCGGGTCGAAGGCGTCCCGCACGGCGTCGGAAAACAGGTTGGCCGCCAGCACCAGCGCGAACATGAACACGAACGCGGCGGCCAGGCTCCACCACACCAGCGGGTCGCGCGCCATTTCCAGGCGCGCACTGACGATCATGTTGCCCCAGCTGTCCATGGTCGGGTCCACGCCGACGCCGACGTAGGACAGCACCGCCTCGGCCAGCACCAGCCCGCTGAAATCCAGCACCACCGTGATGAGAATGATGTGCATCACGTTGGGCAGGATATGGCGCACCATGACGGAAAGGTGGCTCGCGCCAAGGGCGCGCGCGGCCTGGATGTAGTCCACCTCGCGCAGCTTCAGCGTTTCGCCGCGTAACAGGCGGCACAGGCCGGTCCAGCTGGTGACGCCCAGTATCAGACACAGGAACAAGAGCCGGGTATCGGCGCGTTCGGTGGCGCTGGCGAACGACTCGGGATGGGCTGCGATATACACCTGCAAGCTCAGGATGGCGGCGGCAATCAGGAGCACACCGGGAATCGAGCTCAGGGTGGTATAGACGTACTGGATCACGTCATCCACCCAGCCGCGGAAATACCCGGCCATGATGCCGAACAGCGCCGCGAACGGCAGCATGACCAGTGTGGTCAGCGTACCGATCACCAGTCCGGTGCGGACGCTTTTGATGGATTTGTAAAACACGTCCTGCCCGACCTGATCGGTGCCGAAGATATGATAGTAGCGCGACAGGTACGCGGCATTCGCCGTCAGAACAATCAGAACGCCAACCGTGACCAGCACGGTGCGCCAGGGGAAATCGCCGTTGCCGCTCAACAAGCGACGCAGTGTCTGCAACCAGGGTTCGCTGCGCCGGTGCCAGAGCAGCAGGAAGCCGGCCACCAGCAACAGCCACAGGACAAGCCCTGCCAGTGTGGCGGCGGCCGCACGCGACTGGATATCGCCGGCGCGTTCACCGGGGTCCGGCAAATGCGCGCCGCCGTGACGCAGGCGCGGATACTCGCGCACGTGCCGGCCGTCCGGGTATTCCACGGTTTCCATGGTGTGCGCCTGCATGGCAAACGGCGCGGAATAGGTTTTCTCCGTGCGGCTGCGCAATGGTTTGGCGAGGGTATCGAGCAGGCTCAGGACTTCGTTGGCGTAGACCGATTCGGTATCCGCGCCGCCGGACAGACGCGGCTTGTAGTGAATCGAATCCATCAGCCCCACGGCGACATAAGCCAGCAACACGACCAGCGCCGCCATGGCCATGGGGCGCCGCGCCACCTGGCGCCACGGCACACGCAGATGCTCGTGGCGCGCGGTATAGAAACCGAAGGCGATCAACGCCGCGAGCAGCACGTAGATCAATACGTCAGTCCAGAGAAATGCGGGTTGGAATGACATGTTCATTTATTCCAGTCGCACGCGCGGATCCACCAGCGTGTAAGTGATGTCCGTCAGGACCAGGCCGGCGATATACAGCACCGAGCCCAGGAAAACCATGGAACGCACAATGGCGAAATCCTGCGAGTGAATGGCGTCGATGGTATAGCTGCCGAGGCCGGGGATGGAGAAAAACGATTCGAGGATGAGGCTGCCGGTGAAAAGCAGCGGAATGACCACCACCACGCCGGTGAGAATGGGGATCATGGCGTTCTTGAGCACGTGACGGAACAGCACGCGCAGTTCGGACAGGCCCTTGGCGCGCGCGGTACGCACATAGTCCTTGTTGATCTCCTCCAGAAAAAACGTGCGATACAGCCGCGTGCTGGCGCCGATACCGCCCACCACGCCGACCATCACGGGCAATATCAGGAATTTGACGGCCTCGAATCCGCTGTCATAACCCGAGATCGGCACCAGCCGCAACAGCATGCTGATGAGATACTGCCCGCCGATGACGTAAAACAGCGAGGAAATGGACATCATCACGACGCACAGCACCACGCCGGCGGTGTCGAGATAGCTGCCGCGGAAGAATGCCAGCATCATGGCGAAAGTCACGTGCACCAGGATACCGACCAGAAACACCGGGAGGGCGATGGCGAGACTCGGCCACATGCGCTGATAGATGTCGTAGCCGATGTCGCGGCCCTGATCGGAGCGGCCGAAACGGAATGCGAACAGACTTACCGAGTGTTTGAAAAAAATGGTGTCGGTGAGTTTTTCCGTGCCGGGCCTGGCGCCGTTGTACAGCATGGGCTTGTTGTAGCCGTGGTCTTCCTTCCACTTGACGATGGCCTCGGGCGTGACGCGCTTGCCGCCCAGATGCACGCGCGCCATGTCATCCGGGCTGTTGACGAAGAAAAACAGCGCGAAGGTGAGCAGGTTCACGCCGATCAGAATCGGGATGGCGTACAGCAGGCGGCGGATGATGTATCCGATCATCTGCGCTTCTCACGCTCTCTTCTGCGGTAGGCAAGCACCGCCGGGACCATGCCTGCCATCAGCGTTCCCAGCAGCACCACCATGGGCCAGACCACCGGGCGGTTCCAGGCCAGGCGCAGCTCCGCCCGTTTTTCGGGATCGAGCCGGCTGTATTTGAGCGTATTGTTGGCCATGTTGTGCAGCTTGGTATTGGACATCCAGGCATGCTCGAGCAGGAAATTCTTGGGGTGCATGCCCCAGATCCACGGAGAGTCACGTCGCGCGATGTCGAGCATCTGATCGATGATGCGCGCCCGCTCAGGCGTGCTCTCCATGTTTTTCATGCGCTCGAACAGGCGGTTGAACTCCGGGTTGTCGTAGTTCGAGGCATTCTCGCCGTCGTGCCCGACCTTCTTGTTCGGTCCGTAAAGCAGGAACAGAAAATTCTCCGGATCGGGGTAATCCGCGTTCCAGCCCCAGTCGTAGATCTGCGCGTCGCCCTTGCGCATCTTCTCCTGGAAGCGGTTGTAATCGGTGGCGCGCACCACCAGCTGGATGCCGAGCTTGCTGAACTGCTTGAGCATCCAGTCGAGTTGGGCCTTTCTTTCCGGTCCGATGGCCGGGGTTTCATAATTGATCGACAGCGGCCGGCCCGACGCGGGGTCCGCACCGCCGGGATAACCTGCCTGCGCCAGCAACTGGCGGGCATATTCGATCGGCTTGCGCCGGGGCTTGCCATCCACCCAGTCGTACACGTACGGATTGATGCCGGCCTGCCCCTCGCGGTACCCGAAAATGCCCGGCGCCAGCGGTCCCTGCGCCGCGATGCCGCGACCGTTTTCGAAGATGGAAATCTGTTCCTCGAAATCCACGGCGATGGAAATCGCCTGACGCAGTTTGCGCGCGCGCTCGGTGTAACCGCCGACGACCGGGTCGAGCATGTTGAAACCAAGATAATAGGTCGAGGCGGCGACGCTGGTCAGCAGGCGGATTCCCTTCTGCTTCATCGTGTCGCTGACCTCGGTGTCACCCTCGCCGGTGAAACGGATCGCCTGATCGAAACCTTCCGGCAATACCGCGGAGCGGTCGTAATAGCCCTGCAGGAACTTGTTCCAGCGCGGAATGCTTTCCTTGTCGAGACTGAACACGACCTTGTCGACGAAAGGCAGGGGCTTGCCGGCGTCGGCCAGCAACCCGGCCGGGCCGTCCTCCGGCTCGCCCTCGGCGGGGTAAAGTTCTTCGTGGTAATTGGGATTGCGCTCGAGCACCATCTGGCGGTTGGGGTTGTTGACCGTCAGCATGTAGGCGCCGCTGCCGACGGGATACCAGTCAAGCGTGAGATTCTTCTCCGCCATGCCCGGCTGCGAGAAAAACCGGTCAACTTCGGGCGGCATCGGAGCGAAAAACGGCATCGCCATCCAGTACAGCAGTTGCGGATATTTGCCGTGAATTTTCACGCGGTAGGTGTAGCGATCCACCTCCTCGGCACCGGCGAACGGAAATTGCGTGAGATCGAGATACACACCGGTATCGCGCCCGTCCGCGATTTTTTCGTACTCCTTTTTCAGCGTGTCGGCATATTCCCGGATGCCCACGATGTACTCGTTCATGACGCTCAGGATCGGCGAATGCACCTTGGGATGCGCCAGGCGCTTGATCTGGTACACGTAGTCGCTGGCCACCAGCTCGCGCGTGCCGGTCTGCGGGAAATCGCCAATGGCGTAAACCCTGGCGAGATCCTGCGGGCTCAGGGCATGGTACAGATACCGGCCTTCGGCATCGCGCGCGAACGCCGGGTGCGGTTGATAGTAAATACCGGGGCGGATGCGGATTTCATACACGCTGTAGGCGATGCTGGCAGCCGGGGCGTTCGACGACAGCCGCCGCCCCTGCTTGTCGAGGTAACCTGGCGTCGGCACGGACACCGCGGTGAGCGGTACCAGCGTGTACGGCCGCTTGAGATAGTGATACTGGAACGGAGGCTCGTAGATCTGCGCGATGAAGAGATATTCGTTGGAGCTGTAGGCGCGCGCGGGATCGAAGGTCTTGGGGCGCTCGCGGAAGGCGGAATACAGGATGTTCGCCTTTGCTTCCGACGCCGGATAGGGATTGTTCCAGGAGGCCGTAGCGCCAGCGGAGAAAAGAAGGGTAATCAGCCACAAGACTATCCGCATCGCGCCGAGGCATTTCATGCTTCCGTGTCTGTCTCCCAGAGATGTCCGTGGTGCAGGTGTGCCGTTTGCGCCGCCAATATACCAAATTCTCCTGCTCCGTCCCTCTTCCCGCGAACCTGAATTTTCGCTACTGTAGCGGCAAATATCATGCGGACGTGCATGCTGACAGCATCCCGTTCGATCAAGGATTCGAAGCAACAAGAAGCGGAGGACGTTTATGGGATTTTTGGCAGGCAAGCGGGCGCTGATCGTGGGTGTAGCCGGCGACCGGTCCATCGCCTGGGGCATTGCCAAGGCCATGCACCGGGAAGGCGCCGAGCTCGCCTACACCTATCAGAACGACAAGCTGAAGGAGCGCGTCGAGAAACTGGCGGCCCAGACCAAATCCGACATCCTGATCCCCTGCGACGTTTCCAGCGACGAGCAGATCGAGGCGGTATTCTCGCATCTCGACGACTACTGGGACGGGCTCGACATCATCGTCCACTCTGTCGCCTTTGCGCTGCGCGAGCAGCTGTCCGGAAACTTCGTGGACGCGACCACGCGCGAAGGTTTCCGCATCGCGCACGAAATCAGCTCCTACAGCATGACCGCGCTGGCCAAGGCCGGCCGCGCCATGATGCAGGGACGCCAGGCCGCCCTGCTGACGCTGTCCTATATCGGCGCCGAGCGCTCGGTGCCCAACTACAACATCATGGGGTTGGCCAAGGCGAGCCTGGAGGCCAATGTGCGCTATCTGGCCCAGGCGCTCGGGCCCGAAGGGATACGCGTCAATGCGATTTCCGCCGGTCCGATCCGCACGCTGGCGGCCGCCGGTATCAGTGACTTCAAGAAATTGCTGGACTACAACGACAAGATGGCGCCGCTCGGGCGCGGCGTGACCATCGACGAGGTCGGAAACGTGGCGGCGTTTCTGTGTTCGGATCTCGCCTCCGGCATCACCGGGGAAATCACCTACGTGGATGGCGGCTTCAACACCGTGGCCATCGGCCTCGATTACGCCAAGCTGCTCGAGTAGGCTGAATGGAAAGACAAGGCATCCGCAGATGAGCGCGGATGATTATGATGATAAACGCAGATCAGGAGTTATGTTTTTATCTGCGTTCATCTTAATAAAATCTGCGCTAATCTGCGGATAAAAATATATTTGAAACGGTTTCTCGTCAAAGCTGGTCAGAATAGATCTTGATCTCGGCCTTCTGCCGCAACCCCTCGCGGTAATTGGCGTAATAATCAGCCCCGCGGCGGGTGCCGAGCAGCGCACGAATCTGCTGTTGCGTGGCATTGTCCGCCTTGCCTGAGGCATCGCGCACGCCCTGCAATGCCAGCAAGGCATAACCCTGCTCTCCCAGATCCAC
The DNA window shown above is from Sulfuricaulis limicola and carries:
- a CDS encoding cytochrome c oxidase assembly factor Coa1 family protein; amino-acid sequence: MENTSGQGKLAAVPAEIDRWNWGAFLLNWIWGIGNNTYIALLMFVPLVNIIMPFVLGAKGSVWAWRNKRWESVEQFKRIQKKWAIWGIIVIVFFICFFVAVFFFVSSALKSSDAYQLAYSRLEQSQEAVSVLGAPITTGMVQGNFQSSGPTGTAQLTVPVEGTKAKGMLYIDATKDMGAWRINRLELEIEGREARIDLSPK
- a CDS encoding class I SAM-dependent methyltransferase encodes the protein MSERDSCSMQRQQLNQWFDSPLGRSLQAHEAHHLRAVLPNLYGTVAAQLGRIGDFDLMDACIAPTRILLDDQAEPGRCRVRSVPEELPLDTRSADVMILPHTLDFCDDPHQVLREVSRVLRPEGHVVILGFNPMSMWGLRRLVARRPRPAPWCGKFFRLARIKDWLALLDFETTHGMMLYYRPPLRNEGFMHRLHFLDKMGDRWWPMMAGVYLVVAKKRVVGVTPLPVSWKTKRTAASGAAQPAARGMILPFRKQ
- the dnaQ gene encoding DNA polymerase III subunit epsilon, translating into MRQIILDTETTGLEPSEGHRIIEIGCVELINRRASNNRYQQYINPGREIDAGAMEVHGITNEMLAEKPKFADIAQALLDFIEGAELIIHNAPFDIGFLNSELSRVTNGGKPVRIEEICSVVDTLKLARSMHPGQKNDLDSLCRRYNVDNSHRSLHGALLDAEILADVYLAMTGGQTGLFEDAHSHMKGATTGNVVAAPSDIRRLDPNRPKLPVIVATAEELAAHQAWLEELDKKSGGKCLWKKLVTAGT
- a CDS encoding transglycosylase SLT domain-containing protein, whose amino-acid sequence is MDWKRSKNQVLSVVLLLATAGCATTSPETAQTAKDSAPVAAVPFVSENDSPAPVAATAAKPERSKPHATFDEQAASGNSDIWTRIRAGFSIPPLDSPLVEREAQWFANNPEYMARMMERAKLYLYYIVDEVDKRGMPMEIALLPAIESAYKANAYSRARASGLWQFIPSTGRLYGLKANWWYDGRRDVQASTQAALDYLEKLYNDFDGDWHLAISAYNAGEGRVMRAREQNRRKGKPDSYTDLKQLKAETRHYVPKLMAMVSIVADPAKYGVKLADIPNEPYFARVETGSQVDLGIVAKLVDLSVDDLQDINPGYRRWATDPNGPHHLLVPADKKEALIEGLNNLPEAERIQWQHHAVKRGETLHEIGRRYGLNIETLRTANNMRSNLLRVGQDLLIPISARPLTVAAVRTTYRSTASHGEAIIHRVRRGDTLSSIARRYNVMVRQLAKWNFMSVNGVLRMGQRLKIWPNGAPTAAIDNPTPNG
- the rnhA gene encoding ribonuclease HI, producing MDKVTIFTDGACRGNPGPGGWGAILFKDDHEKELYGAERETTNNRMELMAAIQALEALKRPCDVTLTTDSQYVKKGITEWLASWKRRGWKTADKKPVKNQDLWQRLDEAAHKHKIHWKWIKGHSGHEENERADQLANRAIEEMLS
- the gloB gene encoding hydroxyacylglutathione hydrolase, which produces MTDVLHVRAFADNYIWLIRGKSQGHVAIVDPGDADPVLAALEKQRLTPAAILCTHHHGDHVGGVADILKHYSIPVYGPARERIPTLTHRLQDGDHINIAELGLEFDVLDVPGHTAGHIAFSGGGMLFCGDTLFSAGCGRLFEGTAEQMHASLSRFAALPEATRMYCGHEYTEANLRFALTVEPDNADTRAYRERAQALRKQNLPTLPSTIGLERRINPFLRSGVAGVRQAAEKQAGHALVSEVEVFAALRRWKDGFRG
- a CDS encoding ABC transporter ATP-binding protein — its product is MRETLLQVENLKTWFDTPEGTVRAVDGIDFDIASGETLALLGESGCGKSVSALSLLQLVPEPAGRIAAGHARLRGQDVLALPERDMRAIRGRRMAMIFQEPQTSLNPVLTVGEQISEAIPQADKLSRQDKRTRVAELLKAVGIADAARRYDEYPFQLSGGMKQRVMIAMALATQPDLLIADEPTTALDVTIQAQILALLKELQKKTGMAMLLITHDLGVVAEMADRVAVMYAGQIVELAPRKKFFTDPQHPYSRKLFRSVPGRMQRGVALEVISGSVPSLRQEFRGCRFADRCDRVWDLCHKQLPVWIERDGRGVRCHLYDESVSAPAAPPVTRRKARKTAPEKAGKAGGPLLQVHDLKVHFPIRRGVFQRVVGQVKAVDGVSLDIARGRTLALVGESGCGKTTVGKGILQLVSPTGGRVRYDNRELTQLKGEELRALRRHFQIIFQDPYASLNPRMLVGEILEEGMRAQSIGAGRVERQEKIAKLLQQVGLPADARQRYPHEFSGGQRQRISIARALAVEPELIVCDEPTSALDVSVQAQVLNLLKHLQDELGLSYLFITHNLSVVEYLAHEVAVMYLGRIVERGPVDEVLENPKHPYTEALLSAVPVIDPREKRTIIRLQGDMPSPSNPPSGCHFHPRCPQAMDICRREYPATTPFGGAHEARCHLFTTEKKN